The following are encoded in a window of Bradyrhizobium guangdongense genomic DNA:
- a CDS encoding ubiquinol-cytochrome C chaperone family protein, translating to MLWPFNHFRKPRLAPAGTIEAIYGMIVTQAREPIFYRELGVPDTVNGRFDLLLLHLWLLLRRLRTVQGGAGLSQALFDRFCEDMDDNLREMGVGDQTVPKRMRAFGEAFYGRVQAYDQAIDKGTEALAQAICKNILNGAGMDHAQRLAVYAEAANADLDRTGDPALLLGSFKFPAQLREGETS from the coding sequence ATGCTTTGGCCGTTCAATCACTTCAGGAAACCCCGGCTAGCCCCGGCCGGCACCATTGAGGCCATCTATGGCATGATCGTGACGCAGGCGCGAGAACCCATATTTTACCGGGAGTTGGGCGTACCGGATACGGTTAATGGGCGTTTCGATCTGTTGCTCCTGCACCTCTGGCTGTTGCTGCGGCGGCTGCGGACGGTTCAAGGCGGGGCTGGGCTGTCGCAAGCGCTGTTCGACCGCTTCTGCGAGGACATGGACGACAATCTGCGCGAGATGGGCGTGGGCGACCAGACAGTCCCGAAACGGATGCGGGCGTTCGGCGAGGCCTTTTACGGCCGCGTCCAGGCCTACGACCAGGCCATCGATAAAGGCACTGAGGCGCTGGCGCAGGCGATCTGCAAGAATATCTTGAATGGGGCAGGGATGGATCACGCACAGCGGCTGGCCGTCTATGCAGAGGCCGCGAATGCGGATCTCGACCGGACCGGCGATCCGGCGCTGCTGCTCGGATCCTTCAAATTTCCCGCACAGCTTCGGGAGGGCGAGACGTCATGA
- a CDS encoding YceD family protein produces MNRPMTGSQPDPWRSPVAVAQIPDTGLHRALEASGAERQAMADLAGLRDILSAHADFDVVPKSGGRVQVTGRVRARVGQICVVTLDPIESEIDEEVDLTFAPEAETRRLEDLIEQGQDGEDPPEVADPPEAIVNGIIDLGRIATDALFLAIDPYPRKPGAVFEAEVIAPDPEDHPFAALKALQDNKQGKKKGK; encoded by the coding sequence ATGAATCGACCGATGACCGGATCCCAACCCGATCCCTGGCGCTCGCCCGTGGCGGTAGCGCAGATTCCCGATACCGGCCTGCACCGCGCGCTTGAAGCATCGGGGGCCGAGCGCCAGGCCATGGCCGATCTCGCGGGCCTACGCGACATCCTGTCGGCCCATGCCGACTTCGACGTCGTGCCGAAGAGCGGTGGCCGGGTCCAGGTCACCGGCCGCGTCCGGGCTAGGGTCGGCCAGATCTGCGTCGTCACGCTCGATCCGATCGAGAGCGAGATCGACGAGGAGGTCGACCTGACCTTTGCGCCCGAGGCCGAAACGCGGCGGCTGGAGGACCTGATCGAGCAAGGCCAGGACGGCGAGGACCCGCCGGAGGTCGCCGATCCCCCGGAGGCCATCGTCAACGGGATCATCGATCTCGGGCGGATCGCGACCGATGCGCTGTTCCTCGCGATCGATCCGTATCCTCGCAAGCCTGGCGCCGTGTTCGAAGCCGAAGTCATCGCGCCCGACCCCGAGGACCATCCGTTCGCAGCGCTGAAGGCGCTTCAGGACAACAAGCAGGGTAAGAAGAAGGGCAAATAG
- the plsX gene encoding phosphate acyltransferase PlsX — protein sequence MPSKVRIALDAMGGDDGAAVVIPGAAISLRRHRDTEFLLVGDRAKIEPELDRHPELKAAAKIIHTDVAVSGSDKPSQALRRGRKTSSMWLAIDAVKKGEADVAVSAGNTGALMAMARFHLRTLPGIDRPAISAIWPTRRGESVVLDLGATIGGDARHLVALAIMGAAMMSVVFDKKRPTVGLLNIGTEEIKGHEEIREAGEILRAMNLPELEYIGFVEGDGIGKGVADVIVTEGYSGNIALKAAEGTARQMADLLRNEIQRSWLSKVGYVFARKAFQALRDKMDPNKSNGGVLLGLNGLVVKSHGGINAEGFAYAIDVGYEMAHYDLLNKINQMLNREGGALNSVQSAQEAVS from the coding sequence ATGCCAAGCAAGGTTCGCATCGCGCTGGACGCCATGGGGGGCGATGACGGTGCTGCCGTGGTCATTCCAGGCGCCGCCATCTCGCTTCGGAGGCACCGCGATACCGAATTCCTGCTGGTCGGGGACCGCGCCAAGATCGAGCCCGAGCTCGACCGGCACCCCGAGCTCAAGGCCGCTGCGAAGATCATCCATACCGACGTCGCCGTCAGCGGCTCGGACAAGCCGAGTCAGGCCCTGCGGCGCGGCCGCAAGACGTCCTCGATGTGGCTTGCCATCGACGCTGTGAAAAAGGGCGAGGCCGACGTCGCGGTCTCCGCCGGCAATACCGGCGCGCTGATGGCGATGGCCCGGTTCCATCTACGCACGCTGCCGGGCATTGACCGTCCGGCCATCAGCGCGATCTGGCCGACCCGGCGCGGCGAGTCCGTCGTGCTCGATCTCGGCGCCACCATCGGCGGCGATGCGCGCCATCTGGTTGCGCTTGCGATCATGGGCGCGGCCATGATGAGCGTGGTGTTCGACAAGAAACGCCCCACCGTCGGCCTGCTCAACATCGGTACCGAGGAAATCAAGGGACATGAGGAGATCCGCGAGGCCGGCGAAATCCTGCGCGCGATGAACCTGCCCGAACTCGAATATATCGGCTTCGTCGAGGGCGACGGCATCGGCAAGGGCGTGGCCGATGTGATCGTGACCGAAGGGTATAGCGGCAACATCGCGCTCAAGGCTGCCGAAGGAACCGCGCGTCAGATGGCGGACTTACTCCGCAACGAAATCCAGCGCAGCTGGCTGTCCAAGGTCGGTTATGTCTTTGCCCGCAAGGCCTTCCAGGCCCTCCGTGACAAGATGGATCCGAACAAGTCGAACGGCGGCGTGTTGCTGGGACTTAACGGGCTTGTCGTCAAAAGCCACGGCGGAATCAACGCCGAAGGCTTTGCCTATGCGATCGATGTTGGCTATGAGATGGCTCACTACGATCTCCTGAACAAGATCAATCAGATGCTCAACCGCGAGGGTGGTGCACTCAATTCCGTGCAATCCGCGCAGGAGGCTGTTTCGTGA
- a CDS encoding beta-ketoacyl-ACP synthase III: MTQIRSVVLGCGSYLPEQVVTNAQLAARIDTSDEWIVQRTGIRERHIASEGEFTSHLAIKAAQAALSDAGVDAQSIELIVLATSTPDNTFPATAVAVQNALGINHGAAFDLQAVCSGFVFALATADNFLRTGAYKRALVIGAETFSRILDWNDRGTCVLFGDGAGAVVLEAQEQPGNAATDRGVVTTHLRSDGRHKAKLFVDGGPSSTQTVGHLRMEGREVFKHAVGMITDVIVDAFQATGLNADSIDWFVPHQANKRIIDASAHKLHIAPEKVVLTVDRHGNTSAASIPLALAVARKDGRIKRGDMVLLEAMGGGFTWGSALVRW; encoded by the coding sequence GTGACTCAAATTCGTTCGGTCGTGCTCGGCTGCGGCTCTTACCTGCCGGAGCAGGTGGTGACCAACGCCCAATTGGCGGCGCGTATCGACACGTCCGACGAGTGGATCGTGCAGCGAACCGGCATTCGCGAACGGCACATTGCCTCCGAAGGCGAATTCACCTCCCATCTGGCGATCAAGGCGGCGCAGGCCGCGCTCTCGGACGCCGGCGTGGACGCGCAGTCGATCGAACTGATCGTGCTGGCGACCTCGACGCCGGACAACACCTTTCCAGCGACCGCAGTCGCCGTGCAGAATGCGCTCGGCATCAATCACGGCGCGGCGTTCGATCTCCAGGCGGTGTGCTCCGGCTTCGTGTTCGCGCTCGCAACCGCCGACAATTTCCTGCGCACCGGCGCCTACAAGCGCGCGCTGGTGATCGGGGCCGAGACCTTCTCGCGCATCCTCGACTGGAACGACCGCGGCACCTGCGTGCTGTTCGGCGACGGCGCGGGCGCGGTCGTGCTGGAGGCGCAGGAGCAGCCGGGCAATGCCGCGACCGACCGCGGCGTCGTCACCACGCATCTGCGCTCCGACGGCCGGCACAAGGCAAAGCTGTTCGTCGATGGCGGGCCGTCCTCGACCCAGACCGTCGGCCATCTGCGCATGGAGGGCCGGGAGGTCTTCAAGCATGCGGTCGGCATGATCACCGACGTGATCGTCGATGCCTTCCAGGCGACCGGCCTCAATGCCGACAGCATCGACTGGTTCGTGCCGCACCAAGCCAACAAGCGAATCATCGACGCATCCGCCCACAAGCTCCATATCGCGCCGGAGAAGGTGGTGCTGACGGTCGACCGTCATGGCAACACCTCGGCCGCCTCGATCCCGCTGGCGCTGGCCGTGGCGCGCAAGGACGGCCGCATCAAGCGCGGCGACATGGTTCTGCTGGAAGCCATGGGCGGCGGCTTCACCTGGGGCTCCGCGCTGGTGCGGTGGTAA
- the thiL gene encoding thiamine-phosphate kinase, with amino-acid sequence MTAPTNLSGEDSLIARYFKPLATDPGAFGLVDDAAVLSASGEDIVVTTDAVVEGVHYLASDPPDTVARKALRVNLSDLAAKGAAPAGFVLTLALRSKEDAWLRPFADALGEDAKTFACPLLGGDTVSTPGPQMISITAFGRVPKGRMVGRTGARPGDIVLVTGTIGDAALGLDVLTGGAAATALASDIAAKDALISRYRIPQPRNMLAQAVRDHATAAMDVSDGLAGDLTKLCAASGVSAIVNVETVPLSAAAAGLIVRKAICVETLLAGGDDYEVLCTVPPAQSDALIAAGRAAGLAVTAIGTIVAGHERPRFLDGQGQELALKRLSYSHF; translated from the coding sequence ATGACCGCTCCGACCAATCTTTCCGGCGAAGACTCCCTCATCGCGCGCTACTTCAAGCCGCTGGCAACCGATCCAGGCGCCTTCGGGCTGGTCGACGATGCCGCGGTCCTGTCCGCGTCCGGCGAGGACATCGTCGTCACCACGGACGCCGTGGTTGAGGGCGTGCATTATCTTGCCTCCGATCCCCCAGATACCGTGGCGCGCAAGGCGTTGCGGGTGAACCTGTCCGATCTCGCCGCGAAGGGCGCGGCTCCGGCCGGCTTCGTGCTGACGCTGGCGTTGCGCAGCAAGGAGGATGCCTGGCTCAGGCCGTTCGCGGATGCACTCGGTGAGGACGCAAAGACTTTCGCCTGTCCGCTGCTCGGCGGCGACACGGTGTCGACGCCGGGGCCGCAGATGATTTCGATCACCGCCTTCGGCCGGGTGCCGAAGGGGCGGATGGTCGGCCGTACCGGCGCGCGGCCGGGCGATATTGTCCTGGTGACGGGCACGATCGGCGATGCCGCGCTCGGACTCGACGTGCTGACCGGCGGCGCAGCGGCTACGGCGCTCGCGTCCGATATCGCCGCAAAAGACGCTCTCATCTCGCGCTATCGGATCCCGCAGCCGCGCAACATGCTGGCGCAGGCCGTGCGCGACCATGCAACGGCCGCGATGGACGTCTCCGATGGGCTCGCCGGCGATCTGACCAAACTCTGTGCTGCATCCGGCGTCTCGGCCATTGTCAATGTGGAGACTGTGCCACTCTCCGCCGCGGCGGCGGGCCTGATCGTGCGCAAGGCCATTTGCGTTGAGACGCTGCTTGCCGGGGGCGACGATTACGAGGTGCTGTGTACGGTCCCGCCTGCACAGAGCGATGCGCTGATTGCCGCGGGTCGGGCGGCAGGTCTGGCCGTCACGGCGATCGGCACCATCGTCGCCGGCCACGAGCGGCCACGCTTCCTGGACGGGCAGGGGCAGGAGCTCGCCTTGAAGCGGCTGTCCTATAGCCATTTCTGA
- a CDS encoding Bug family tripartite tricarboxylate transporter substrate binding protein, whose product MPNKSLSRRRLLAGAAGLSAAAILPRSSLADWKPTENIRIIVPAAAGGSTDVMGRLLAAHLQSAWGQTAVVENRSGGGGTIGTAEVVRSKADGHTILIGNPGPNAIAYSIFKNLTYKPDQLQPVTNMIRIPNIVSAHPKTGIKSVAELIAYLKANPDKLSYASSGVGQSPHLTGAWFLQLTGLKMTHIPFRGAGPALQAALAGDIQILFDNLYPSLPQVQNGTLNGLCVTTTERSELAPNLPTMRESAPELANFDVSSWFSVFLPKGVPAPVLEALNLQVKAMLERDDIKKQISAMGARADYGTPQQFAEFVDAETKKFAGIIQKEGLQMDVQ is encoded by the coding sequence GTGCCCAACAAAAGTTTGTCCCGCCGTCGCCTGCTCGCCGGTGCCGCTGGTCTGTCGGCTGCAGCCATCCTGCCGCGATCGAGCCTTGCGGACTGGAAGCCGACCGAGAACATCCGCATCATCGTGCCGGCCGCAGCCGGCGGCTCGACGGATGTGATGGGCCGCCTGCTTGCTGCCCATCTGCAGTCCGCCTGGGGCCAGACTGCGGTCGTGGAGAACCGCTCGGGTGGCGGCGGAACGATCGGCACCGCCGAGGTCGTTCGCTCCAAGGCCGACGGCCACACCATCCTGATCGGCAATCCCGGTCCGAACGCGATCGCCTACAGCATCTTCAAGAACCTCACCTACAAGCCGGACCAGCTCCAGCCTGTGACCAACATGATCCGGATCCCGAACATCGTGTCGGCGCATCCGAAGACCGGCATCAAGTCCGTCGCCGAACTGATCGCCTATCTGAAAGCCAATCCGGACAAGCTGAGCTACGCCTCATCAGGCGTCGGCCAGAGCCCGCACCTCACCGGCGCCTGGTTTCTCCAGCTCACCGGGCTGAAGATGACGCACATCCCGTTCCGCGGTGCCGGCCCCGCGCTCCAGGCCGCGCTCGCCGGCGACATCCAGATCCTGTTCGACAATCTCTACCCGAGCTTGCCGCAGGTGCAGAACGGCACGCTCAACGGCCTCTGCGTCACCACCACCGAGCGCAGCGAGCTCGCACCGAACCTGCCGACCATGCGCGAGAGCGCGCCGGAGCTTGCGAATTTCGACGTGTCGTCCTGGTTCTCGGTGTTCCTGCCGAAGGGCGTCCCTGCCCCGGTGCTCGAGGCGCTCAATCTCCAGGTCAAGGCGATGCTGGAGCGCGACGACATCAAGAAGCAGATCTCCGCCATGGGCGCCCGCGCCGATTACGGCACGCCACAGCAATTCGCCGAGTTCGTGGACGCCGAGACGAAGAAATTCGCCGGCATCATCCAGAAGGAAGGCTTGCAGATGGACGTGCAGTAG
- a CDS encoding integration host factor subunit alpha, translated as MTETSKTVTRVDLCEAVYQKVGLSRTESSAFVELVLKEITDCLEKGETVKLSSFGSFMVRKKGQRIGRNPKTGTEVPISPRRVMVFKPSAILKQRINAQHRTNGDATKAPQEA; from the coding sequence ATGACCGAGACCAGCAAAACCGTAACGCGAGTTGATCTGTGCGAAGCCGTCTACCAAAAGGTGGGCCTGTCGCGCACGGAATCGTCCGCCTTCGTGGAACTCGTGCTGAAGGAGATCACCGACTGCCTTGAGAAGGGCGAGACGGTGAAGCTGTCCTCGTTCGGGTCCTTCATGGTCCGCAAGAAGGGCCAGCGCATCGGCCGCAACCCGAAGACTGGCACCGAGGTGCCGATCTCGCCGCGGCGGGTGATGGTGTTCAAGCCCTCGGCGATCCTGAAGCAGCGGATCAACGCGCAGCACCGCACCAATGGTGACGCCACCAAGGCTCCTCAAGAGGCCTAA
- the nusB gene encoding transcription antitermination factor NusB — protein sequence MSDPKKPGAPEKKANRRGAARLAAVQALYQMDIAGAGINDIFAEFESHWLGNEVEGDTYLPAEAAFFRDVVSGVVRDQKKLDPLIDEALSKGWPLKRIEAILRAVLRAGAYELQHRKDVPGRVVVSEYVDVANAFVDREETGMVNAVLDQIGRQFRGDEFGRG from the coding sequence ATGTCTGATCCAAAGAAACCGGGCGCTCCCGAGAAGAAGGCGAACCGGCGCGGCGCGGCGCGGCTCGCGGCCGTCCAGGCGCTGTACCAGATGGATATCGCCGGCGCGGGCATCAACGACATCTTTGCCGAGTTCGAAAGCCACTGGCTCGGCAACGAGGTCGAGGGCGACACCTATTTGCCGGCGGAAGCCGCGTTCTTCCGCGACGTCGTCTCCGGCGTTGTGCGCGACCAGAAAAAGCTCGATCCGCTGATCGACGAAGCGCTGTCGAAGGGCTGGCCGTTGAAGCGGATCGAAGCGATCCTGCGCGCCGTGCTGCGGGCAGGGGCCTATGAGCTCCAGCATCGCAAGGACGTGCCGGGCCGCGTCGTGGTGTCCGAATATGTCGACGTTGCCAACGCCTTCGTCGACCGCGAGGAGACCGGCATGGTCAACGCCGTGCTCGACCAGATCGGCCGCCAGTTTCGCGGTGACGAGTTCGGGCGGGGGTAG
- a CDS encoding MerR family transcriptional regulator codes for MDKAPDAFRTISEVAQELDIPQHVLRFWETRFSQIKPMKRSGGRRYYRPDDVDLLKGIRRLLYGEGYTIRGVQRILKEHGVKSVQGLADGAAAASFGAIEDAIGASLMEPEDEAPIKGVTDTDDDDYQGDEEEGIDFRFTEVDDEEILTTFRKGGAAAAPAGPSALDRERLGRVLADLVACKEMLDQALKDG; via the coding sequence TTGGACAAGGCGCCGGACGCGTTCCGAACCATCAGCGAAGTAGCGCAGGAGCTCGACATTCCGCAGCACGTGCTGCGGTTCTGGGAGACCCGCTTCTCGCAGATCAAGCCGATGAAGCGCAGCGGCGGCCGTCGCTATTACCGCCCCGACGACGTCGACCTGCTCAAGGGCATCCGCAGGCTGCTCTACGGGGAGGGCTATACCATCCGCGGGGTGCAGCGGATCCTGAAGGAGCACGGCGTCAAATCGGTGCAGGGCCTGGCCGACGGCGCGGCTGCGGCCTCGTTCGGGGCGATCGAGGACGCCATCGGCGCCAGCCTGATGGAGCCTGAGGACGAAGCCCCCATCAAGGGCGTCACTGACACCGACGATGACGACTACCAGGGCGACGAAGAGGAAGGCATCGACTTCCGCTTCACGGAGGTCGACGACGAGGAGATCCTCACCACCTTCCGCAAGGGCGGCGCTGCCGCCGCGCCCGCCGGCCCCAGCGCGCTGGATCGGGAACGGCTCGGACGGGTGCTCGCCGACCTCGTCGCCTGCAAGGAGATGCTGGATCAAGCGCTGAAGGACGGGTAG
- a CDS encoding outer membrane protein assembly factor BamE, with translation MTITNQTSLRATRRRGLHAAWRGLRMLAAVTLVGAALAGCAGEQFQKGYILPPGALEQIPIGASQDQVLIVMGTPSTVATLDGEVFYYISQRSERMVAFMNQKVVDQRVIAIYFDKNRRVRRLANYGLQDGKIFDSISRTTPTSGQEMSYLAPLFKLLSFN, from the coding sequence ATGACCATAACGAACCAGACCAGCCTGCGCGCAACTCGGCGGCGCGGCCTTCATGCGGCTTGGCGCGGCCTGCGCATGCTCGCGGCCGTGACCCTGGTCGGTGCTGCCCTTGCAGGCTGCGCCGGCGAGCAGTTCCAGAAGGGCTACATCCTGCCGCCCGGCGCGCTGGAGCAGATTCCGATCGGCGCGAGCCAGGATCAGGTGCTGATCGTGATGGGCACGCCCTCCACCGTCGCGACGCTGGACGGCGAGGTGTTCTATTACATTTCGCAGCGCTCCGAGCGCATGGTTGCGTTTATGAATCAGAAGGTGGTCGACCAGCGCGTGATCGCGATCTATTTCGACAAGAACCGGCGTGTGCGCCGGCTTGCGAATTACGGCCTGCAGGACGGCAAGATCTTCGACTCCATCAGCCGCACCACGCCGACGTCGGGTCAGGAGATGAGCTACCTCGCGCCGCTGTTCAAGCTGCTCAGCTTTAACTGA
- a CDS encoding TetR/AcrR family transcriptional regulator, producing the protein MSLHGLGRPKLLLVGKQPEQQVEDLALQARRRIVPGRWTEDAAARAKLQGRHDPGNAHGHIPIRLLGHGDKEACRSVATCQYNASIHSLFLLALDHKAVASKPPTTPRKNASQERSRATVDALIEATARILVREGFEKTSTNRIAEVAGVSVGSLYQYFPGKEALVAAVIHRHQEEIMAIVRTTLREIADMPIEKAVRRLVSVAIETHRINPKLQRVLAEQIPRAGKLDSEAFIREVHSLVRAYFEKHCKELRKIDLDIATFICVSTIEAVAHNVVLNQAEVLPEKMVKVLVEETTRMVVGYLR; encoded by the coding sequence ATGAGCCTGCACGGCCTCGGCCGACCCAAGCTGCTGCTTGTAGGGAAGCAACCGGAGCAGCAGGTTGAAGACTTGGCTCTGCAAGCTCGGCGCAGGATCGTGCCGGGCCGGTGGACCGAAGATGCAGCTGCCCGGGCAAAACTGCAGGGCCGACACGATCCTGGCAACGCTCATGGCCACATCCCCATCCGGCTCCTTGGACACGGCGACAAAGAGGCTTGCCGATCCGTCGCCACTTGCCAATATAATGCGAGCATTCACTCGCTTTTCCTACTCGCATTAGATCACAAGGCCGTGGCCAGCAAACCGCCTACAACACCTCGGAAAAATGCCTCGCAGGAACGATCCCGCGCCACGGTCGACGCGCTGATCGAGGCGACTGCTCGCATTCTGGTCCGGGAGGGTTTTGAAAAGACGAGCACCAACCGCATCGCCGAGGTCGCCGGCGTCAGCGTCGGCTCGCTCTATCAATATTTTCCGGGCAAGGAGGCGCTCGTCGCCGCCGTGATCCACCGCCACCAGGAGGAGATCATGGCCATCGTCCGCACCACACTCCGCGAAATCGCGGACATGCCGATCGAGAAAGCCGTGCGCCGCCTCGTCAGCGTCGCGATCGAAACCCACCGCATCAACCCGAAACTGCAGCGCGTCCTCGCCGAGCAGATCCCCCGCGCCGGAAAGCTCGACAGCGAAGCCTTCATCCGCGAGGTCCACAGCCTGGTGCGCGCCTATTTCGAGAAGCATTGCAAGGAACTGCGCAAGATCGATCTCGACATCGCAACCTTCATCTGCGTCAGCACAATCGAAGCCGTGGCGCACAATGTGGTGCTGAACCAGGCAGAGGTGTTGCCGGAGAAGATGGTGAAGGTGCTGGTGGAGGAGACGACGAGGATGGTGGTGGGGTATTTGAGGTAG
- a CDS encoding sodium-translocating pyrophosphatase, with protein MTALWLIVLCGVLSVVYAIWATSSVLGADAGSPRMQEIAGAVREGAQAYLRRQYTTIGIVGIVIFVLLAYFLGLYVAIGFAIGAILSGAAGFIGMNVSVRANVRTAQAATTSLAGGLELAFKAGAITGLLVAGLALLGVTLYFGFLVHSLNLPPDSRTVVDAMVALGFGASLISIFARLGGGIFTKGADVGGDLVGKVEAGIPEDDPRNPATIADNVGDNVGDCAGMAADLFETYAVTAVATMVLAAIFFAKTPILANMMTLPLAIGGICIITSIIGTFFVKLGPSQSIMGALYKGLIATGILSLIGIAVVIYYLIGFGKLEGVDYTGMALFECGVVGLVVTALIIWITEYYTGTDYRPVKSIAQASVTGHGTNVIQGLAVSMEATALPAIVIIAGILITYSLAGLFGIAIATATMLALAGMIVALDAFGPVTDNAGGIAEMAGLPKEVRKSTDALDAVGNTTKAVTKGYAIGSAGLGALVLFAAYNQDLKFFVGDSAHHAYFAGVNPDFSLNNPYVVVGLLFGGLLPYLFGAMGMTAVGRAAGAIVEEVRRQFREKPGIMQGTDKPDYGKAVDLLTRAAIKEMIIPSLLPVLSPIVVYFVIYAIAGGGVAGKSAAFSAVGAMLLGVIVTGLFVAISMTSGGGAWDNAKKYIEDGHFGGKGSDAHKSAVTGDTVGDPYKDTAGPAVNPMIKITNIVALLLLAILAH; from the coding sequence ATGACAGCATTATGGTTGATAGTGCTCTGCGGAGTGCTTTCCGTCGTCTACGCGATTTGGGCGACGTCTTCGGTGTTGGGCGCGGATGCGGGGTCGCCGCGCATGCAGGAAATTGCAGGAGCGGTGCGCGAGGGCGCACAGGCTTATCTGCGCCGGCAATACACCACGATCGGTATCGTCGGCATCGTCATCTTCGTGCTGCTTGCCTATTTCCTCGGGCTCTATGTCGCGATCGGTTTCGCCATCGGCGCCATCCTGTCGGGGGCGGCCGGCTTCATCGGCATGAACGTCTCGGTCCGTGCCAATGTGCGCACCGCCCAGGCCGCGACGACCTCGCTCGCCGGCGGCCTCGAACTCGCCTTCAAGGCGGGCGCGATCACCGGCCTGCTGGTGGCCGGTCTCGCCCTGTTGGGCGTGACGCTCTATTTCGGCTTCCTGGTCCACTCGCTGAATCTCCCGCCCGATAGCCGCACCGTGGTCGACGCCATGGTGGCGCTCGGCTTCGGCGCCTCGCTGATCTCGATCTTCGCCCGTCTCGGCGGCGGCATCTTCACCAAGGGTGCCGATGTTGGCGGCGACCTCGTCGGCAAGGTCGAAGCGGGCATCCCGGAGGACGATCCGCGCAACCCGGCGACGATTGCCGATAACGTCGGCGACAACGTCGGTGACTGCGCCGGCATGGCGGCCGACCTGTTCGAGACCTACGCGGTGACGGCGGTCGCCACCATGGTGCTGGCGGCGATCTTCTTCGCCAAGACGCCGATCCTCGCCAACATGATGACGCTGCCGCTCGCCATCGGCGGCATCTGCATCATCACCTCGATCATCGGCACGTTCTTCGTGAAGCTCGGGCCGAGCCAGTCGATCATGGGCGCCCTCTATAAAGGCCTGATCGCAACCGGCATTCTGTCGCTGATCGGCATTGCCGTGGTGATCTACTACCTGATCGGCTTCGGCAAGCTCGAGGGCGTCGACTACACCGGCATGGCGCTGTTCGAATGCGGCGTGGTCGGCCTCGTCGTTACCGCGCTGATCATCTGGATCACCGAATACTACACCGGCACCGACTATCGTCCGGTGAAGTCGATCGCCCAGGCCTCGGTGACCGGCCACGGCACCAACGTGATCCAGGGACTTGCCGTCTCGATGGAGGCGACGGCGCTGCCCGCGATCGTCATCATCGCCGGCATCCTGATCACCTACAGCCTTGCCGGCCTGTTCGGCATCGCGATCGCGACCGCCACCATGCTGGCGCTGGCCGGCATGATCGTGGCGCTCGACGCGTTCGGTCCGGTGACCGACAACGCCGGCGGCATCGCCGAAATGGCGGGCCTGCCGAAGGAAGTACGCAAGTCGACCGACGCGCTCGACGCGGTCGGCAACACCACCAAGGCGGTGACGAAGGGATACGCGATCGGCTCCGCCGGTCTCGGTGCCCTCGTGCTGTTCGCGGCCTACAACCAGGACCTCAAGTTCTTCGTTGGAGACAGCGCGCATCACGCCTACTTCGCCGGCGTCAATCCGGACTTCTCGCTGAACAATCCCTACGTCGTGGTGGGCCTGCTGTTCGGCGGTCTCTTGCCGTACCTGTTCGGTGCGATGGGTATGACCGCGGTGGGCCGTGCGGCCGGCGCGATCGTCGAGGAGGTCCGGCGTCAGTTCCGCGAGAAGCCGGGCATCATGCAGGGCACCGACAAGCCCGACTACGGCAAGGCGGTCGACCTGCTCACGCGAGCGGCGATCAAGGAGATGATCATCCCCTCGCTGCTGCCGGTGCTGTCGCCGATCGTCGTCTACTTCGTGATCTACGCGATCGCGGGCGGAGGCGTTGCCGGCAAGTCGGCGGCGTTCTCCGCTGTCGGCGCCATGCTGCTCGGCGTGATCGTGACGGGCCTGTTCGTCGCGATCTCCATGACCTCGGGCGGCGGCGCCTGGGACAACGCCAAGAAGTACATCGAGGACGGCCACTTCGGCGGCAAGGGCAGTGATGCCCACAAGTCCGCGGTGACCGGCGACACCGTCGGTGATCCCTACAAGGATACGGCGGGCCCCGCGGTGAATCCGATGATCAAGATCACCAACATCGTGGCGTTGCTGCTGCTGGCGATTCTGGCACACTGA